CCTACTGTGGTGGCCGCCCGACCGTCTCGTGACCCGATCGGGAGGCGCTGGACGATGGGAGAATCCTAGCCGTGATATTTACATCTCTGGATTTCTCTGATGTTCACGATATGAGAATGATATTGATGAAGTTGAAACTCTTGGAGTTGTCTGTCCGGCTGTCGGCGGGGTAGAAACGAGGATTGCCCTCGCACCGTCGGCCCGGCGCCCGCCGACGCGTGGCCCGCAGGAGCAGGTCAACGCGCAGGCGCGCGCGTCAGCTTCCGTGGCCGAGCCGCCGGCTGCGGTCTAGAGTGGGACTCTCCCCCCCCGGCCGAGGAGGGTGTGATGGCGACACTGTGGCAACTCGTGGGCGAGCACATCCCGAACGACCACTCCCGGCAGGTGCACTCCCGGTACTACCTGGAGGAGGAACTGCGGGCGCCGGACGCGCCGACGCTGATGGTCGACCTCGGCTGCGGCGACGGGGCGTCGGCCCCCCTGGCGCGCGGCCTCAAGCCGGACGTCCGCTGGGTCGGCGTCGACATCATGCAGTCCGCCAACGCCCGGAAAATCGACACCGACCAGGTCGTCCTCTACGACGGCGTACGACTGCCGTTCGCCGACGACTCACTGCCGTTGATCTACTCCAACCAGGTGCTGGAGCACGTCCGGCACCCGGAGCCGCTGCTGCGGGAGGTACGGCGGGTGCTGCGACCCGGCGGCGTCTTCATCGGCAGCACCTCCCAGCTCGAGCCGTACCACGCCTGGAGCCTGTGGAACTACACCATCTACGGCTTCAAGGTGATCGTCGAGGACGCCGGCCTGGAGCTGGAGGAGGTCCGGCCGGGCATCGACGGGATCGCGCTGGTGCGGCGACAGTGGTTCGGCCGGCGACCCGAGCACGGCGCCTGGTTCCAGAAGTCACCGCTGAACGAGGAGATCGACGGCTGGGGAGTCGACACCCGCCGCCGGGCCAACCAGATCAACCTACGCAAGCTGCAGTTCTGCGGTCAGTTCTCGTTCCGGGTCGTCAAGCCCGGCGGCCCGCCCCGGAACCGGCCGCCCCGGGCCGAGCCGGAGCGGAAACCGCCCGCGCCCACCCGCCCGACCCCGACCCCGACGCCCGCCCGGTCGCCCCGGCTGCCGTTCCTGCGCGGCCCGCTCCGTCGCGTGCTGCGCCGCCTGGTCCGTCGCGCGCCGCGCCGCCGGGTCCGCGCCGTCCGCTCGTCCTGAAGGGACGGAACGGACGGCGCGGCTTCTGAACGACGCGGCCCTCCGGCGCGCGGAGCCGGTCGCCAGCGGGGCTGTCCGGGCGGGGGTACCGGTCAGAAGTTGACGTCCACGCCGGCCGCCCTGCAGGCGGCGGTGATGTC
The sequence above is a segment of the Micromonospora sp. WMMD882 genome. Coding sequences within it:
- a CDS encoding class I SAM-dependent methyltransferase, which produces MATLWQLVGEHIPNDHSRQVHSRYYLEEELRAPDAPTLMVDLGCGDGASAPLARGLKPDVRWVGVDIMQSANARKIDTDQVVLYDGVRLPFADDSLPLIYSNQVLEHVRHPEPLLREVRRVLRPGGVFIGSTSQLEPYHAWSLWNYTIYGFKVIVEDAGLELEEVRPGIDGIALVRRQWFGRRPEHGAWFQKSPLNEEIDGWGVDTRRRANQINLRKLQFCGQFSFRVVKPGGPPRNRPPRAEPERKPPAPTRPTPTPTPARSPRLPFLRGPLRRVLRRLVRRAPRRRVRAVRSS